In one window of Drosophila mauritiana strain mau12 chromosome X, ASM438214v1, whole genome shotgun sequence DNA:
- the LOC117147086 gene encoding ATP synthase subunit delta, mitochondrial, translated as MSFVKNARLLAARGARLAQNRSYSDEMKLTFAAANKTFYDAAVVRQIDVPSFSGSFGILAKHVPTLAVLKPGVVQVVENDGKTLKFFVSSGSVTVNEDSSVQVLAEEAHNIEDIDANEARQLLAKYQSQLSSAGDEKAKAQAAIAVEVAEALVKAAE; from the exons ATGTCCTTCGTCAAGAACGCCCGTTTGCTGGCCGCCCGCGGCGCCCGTTTGGCCCAGAACCGCAGCTACTCGGACGAGATGAAGCTGACCTTCGCCGCCGCCAACAAAACCTTCTACGATGCCGCTGTGGTGCGCCAAATCGATGTGCCCTCCTTCTCGGGATCCTTCGGCATCCTGGCCAAGCACGTGCCCACTCTGG CTGTCCTGAAGCCCGGCGTTGTCCAGGTGGTGGAAAACGATGGCAAGACCCTCAAGTTCTTCGTCTCCAGCGGCTCCGTCACCGTCAACGAGGACTCCTCCGTTCAGGTTCTGGCCGAGGAGGCCCACAACATCGAGGACATCGATGCCAACGAGGCGCGCCAGCTGCTCGCGAAATACCAGTCACAGCTCAGCTCCGCTGGCGACGAAAAG GCCAAGGCCCAGGCTGCCATTGCCGTGGAGGTCGCCGAAGCGTTAGTCAAGGCTGCCGAATAG
- the LOC117147085 gene encoding skin secretory protein xP2 — MKVFVCMCALFAVANAGFLGLLGGGGGGGGGGLNLGGGGGNGGGGGGGGGGGRGYGGHGPSGPVQVVKVIHQQGGGGGGGVGYSSGASYGGGYGYEAAPQVFKVKVISGGSGGGYGPAPGPVYLPPAAPAPSSVKVIKILQESAPIVSAPLVESAPQIVKVVNVASGPVAGPSFIGGSSVGGGAVSQVIKVVHESHDSGISSGGYSAGGYSSGGYSSGGATKVVRVIHEHSAPAAGPAYAPIDVPAPVAAPVASYLPPQEIAAPAPVYAAPAPAPVYAAPAPAPVYSAPAPAPVYSAPAPAPVYAAPAPVYAAPAPAPVYSAPAPAPIYSAPAPAPVYSAPAPAPIYSAPAPAPVYAAPAPAPVLSVPHPAPAPVFAPEEQSLPIGHAPAQTYGPPGY, encoded by the exons ATGAAG GTCTTCGTTTGCATGTGTGCTCTGTTCGCTGTGGCCAACGCTGGCTTCCTGGGACTCCtcggcggtggcggtggaggcggcggtggcggcctTAACCTCGGAGGCGGTGGTGGCAacggaggcggcggcggcggtggtggtggtggcggtcGCGGCTACGGCGGCCATGGACCCAGTGGCCCAGTCCAGGTGGTCAAGGTGATCCACCAGcagggcggcggcggcggtggcggcgttGGCTACTCCTCCGGCGCTAGCTATGGCGGCGGCTATGGCTACGAAGCTGCTCCCCAGGTCTTCAAGGTGAAGGTCATCTCTGGCGGCAGCGGCGGTGGCTATGGACCCGCTCCTGGACCCGTTTATCTGCCTCCAGCTGCGCCCGCCCCCTCCTCCGTCAAGGTGATCAAGATCCTGCAGGAGTCCGCTCCCATTGTGAGTGCCCCGCTGGTCGAGAGCGCCCCGCAGATTGTCAAGGTGGTGAATGTGGCATCTGGACCCGTGGCTGGACCCTCTTTCATCGGCGGCTCTTCGGTTGGCGGCGGTGCCGTGTCCCAGGTCATCAAGGTCGTTCACGAGAGCCACGACAGCGGTATCTCGTCGGGTGGCTACTCGGCCGGTGGCTACTCCTCCGGTGGTTACTCTTCGGGTGGAGCCACCAAGGTGGTGCGTGTGATCCATGAGCACTCCGCTCCAGCTGCCGGTCCCGCCTATGCCCCCATCGATGTGCCCGCACCAGTGGCTGCTCCAGTCGCTTCTTACCTGCCTCCTCAGGAGATCGCTGCTCCGGCTCCAGTTTACGCTGCTCCCGCTCCAGCTCCAGTTTACGCTGCTCCCGCTCCAGCTCCAGTGTACTCCGCACCTGCTCCCGCTCCAGTGTActctgctcctgctcccgctCCAGTTTACGCTGCTCCCGCTCCAGTTTACGCTgctcccgctcccgctccaGTGTACTCTGCACCTGCTCCCGCTCCAATTTACTCCGCACCTGCTCCCGCTCCAGTTTACTCCGCACCTGCTCCCGCTCCAATTTACTCCGCTCCTGCCCCTGCTCCAGTCTATGCCGCCCCAGCGCCCGCTCCCGTCCTGAGTGTGCCACATCCCGCTCCTGCACCCGTTTTTGCTCCCGAGGAGCAGTCCCTGCCCATCGGCCACGCCCCTGCCCAGACCTACGGCCCACCGGGTTACTAG
- the LOC117147876 gene encoding uncharacterized protein LOC117147876, with protein MKFFIAAFLIAACVALAQSSVIYSPVSSVPVVRSVPVVRSVPVVRSVPVVRHVPVVRHVNVVESVPVVPSVVRVGHAAVYDAPLVQPYGGWLKQK; from the exons ATGAAG TTCTTCATCGCCGCCTTCCTGATCGCCGCCTGCGTGGCCCTCGCCCAGAGCAGTGTCATCTACTCGCCGGTGTCCTCCGTTCCGGTGGTCCGTTCCGTGCCAGTTGTCCGCTCCGTTCCGGTGGTGCGCAGTGTGCCTGTGGTCCGCCATGTGCCGGTGGTGCGCCACGTCAACGTGGTCGAGTCCGTTCCAGTGGTGCCCTCCGTGGTGCGCGTTGGACACGCCGCCGTCTACGATGCCCCACTGGTGCAGCCCTATGGTGGATGGTTGAAGCAGAAGTAG